The Flavobacterium piscisymbiosum genome includes a region encoding these proteins:
- a CDS encoding glycoside hydrolase family 5 protein translates to MKLKNKIFLVTFMFAFTFLNAQVKTHRYLSVSGTQLVDSGNKPIVLRGMSFGWHSMWPRFYNEKAVQWLKKDFNCNVVRAAMGVELGEYSYLKDPKFSKEKIEAVIKGAIKSDIYVIVDWHSHNINLKEAKEFFAEISKKYSKYPNIIYEIFNEPDHESWAEVKAYSEEVIKVIRENDPKNIILVGSPHWDQDVDLAAADPILGYTNIMYTMHFYAATHGKELRDKTDAAINKGLPIFVSESAGMEATGDGPLDLKAWQEYIDWMEARKLSWITWSVSDKDETCSILKKSAKSTGKWKMEDLKESGIIARQYFKKYNIWD, encoded by the coding sequence TTATGTTCGCTTTTACATTTCTAAATGCCCAGGTTAAAACACATAGATATCTTAGTGTTTCGGGCACTCAATTAGTAGATAGTGGCAATAAACCTATTGTTTTAAGAGGAATGAGTTTTGGCTGGCATAGTATGTGGCCAAGGTTTTATAATGAAAAAGCAGTTCAATGGCTCAAAAAAGATTTTAACTGTAATGTTGTTCGTGCTGCTATGGGTGTTGAGCTTGGAGAATACTCCTACCTGAAGGATCCGAAATTTTCGAAAGAAAAAATCGAAGCCGTTATAAAAGGAGCGATTAAATCTGATATTTATGTCATTGTCGATTGGCACAGTCATAATATTAATTTGAAAGAAGCCAAAGAGTTTTTTGCAGAGATTTCTAAGAAATATTCTAAATATCCCAATATTATATATGAGATATTTAATGAGCCCGATCATGAAAGCTGGGCAGAGGTTAAGGCCTATTCTGAAGAAGTAATAAAAGTGATCAGGGAAAATGATCCTAAAAATATTATTTTGGTTGGTTCCCCACATTGGGATCAGGATGTAGATCTTGCTGCAGCCGATCCTATTTTGGGTTATACTAATATAATGTATACAATGCATTTTTATGCTGCAACACATGGTAAGGAACTTAGAGATAAAACAGATGCAGCTATAAATAAAGGTTTACCCATTTTTGTATCAGAATCTGCAGGAATGGAAGCTACAGGTGATGGCCCGTTAGATCTAAAAGCATGGCAGGAATATATCGATTGGATGGAAGCCAGAAAACTAAGCTGGATTACCTGGTCTGTTTCTGATAAAGATGAAACCTGTTCTATCTTGAAAAAATCAGCTAAATCTACCGGTAAATGGAAAATGGAAGATTTAAAAGAATCCGGAATCATCGCCCGTCAATATTTCAAAAAATATAATATATGGGATTAG